TTATGGATTACACGTGTGTAAGAGAATGGCGAAGGTGCACCGGATGCAGATTATACGCATGCTTCATCCCCGGCATGACCACGGGTACCAAACGGTGCTGTGACGCAGCACCACCCACATTGCGGCATGACCCTCACTGCATACAGCCTCATCAACCGCCAGGAGCAGGGTCGCTGCATGTCGTGGTGCAGCACAAGTCGACAGCTATCCCTTGCGTAGTGGCCGCGCTTGGAGCGTCCAAGGTAGGCGAGCCTGGACCGCCTGGATACCGAGCCTCCCCCCGCTTGCACGGCTGTTCAGCGGCCCTTTCTCACCCGACACCCCATCCGTGGTACGCTCCTCCATGCTCCGATTGTACGAAGCCAGATGTCGTTGGACGTCACGCAAGAAGCCCTTGGCCGGATAGTTCATCTCCACCCGCGCTCCCTGACTGACGTCGGTAtcagtgctgctgccgacgtcgagcagctgctccacggTACGCTGCACGAGCCGTCGGTGCTGCGCTACAGCCTTACTGGAGTGGCAGAGTCGCGTGTACGCTTTGTTTGTGCGGGGAAAGGCCGATGTCAGCATACCGCCTTCCTCAATGAGAAACTGAAGCGTGCAGAAGAGCGGCCATGCACTTAGTGGCTCCTTCTGGTCCGTCTGATATGCTTCGCTCAGGCTCTCATCAGTGATAGAGGCTTCCAGTCTCTCAATCAGCTCCACCAGGCACGCGTGAGTCTGGCGCATCGTCTCCATGTCGCCCGTGTTCAGAGATACCAGAAGAGCATCGATGGCCGATATCACGTGGCTGCTCACCGTCGACGCCTCCAGATACTCGAGCAGCGATGCAAACACCCCAGACTGCGTTGGGCAGGCTGCGCCAAGGTCGCGCCCAGCACCAAGCGGTCGGTTCACCACGTGAAGCAAATCCTCGGCTCTGTACAGCAGCACGCTACGTTCCGTGgaagcaccagcagcagagtCGAACTCGTGATGGACGGGCGGAGTCTGAATGCGCACCTCTCTTGCACATTCTGAGAGAAGAGGAACGAAAAGACGACCTCGCGAGGTGGTGTGTGGATCGAGGAGAagcgtgtgcggctgctcaAGAGCGCGGAGCAGCAAAAGACTATGGTGCACAGAAGGATGCCATAGCATGGACGCAGGACATCTTATGGCGAACatgggaggagaggggaaggagcaGGGGTCTCGAGCAAGCAAGTCCCCCTGAAGTCAATGCACTTGCCACGACACaagcacggcggcgcagtgaGTAATCACTCCCGATCCCATGTGTGCGGGCGAGTGAGCACCAGAGATGCACAAAAGATAGCAAACACACAACGGTgcagaggaaggagaggcaaGGAGTGAGGTGCAGTGTTTGGCCACAGCAAAAAGAGACTGGGACGTGTGACACTCCCGCGTGCTGTGAGAGCGTCCACCTGAGACGCCACGCACAGCCTGCGCGCAGGCCGTGCCTCTGCAAGGGTCACATCAAGCAGAAAAGACTCCCATGTACCTTTGTGCTGACGTCCATTTCTGTCATCATCCAGATGCATCTCCCTAAAGCACCACCGACTAGTGGCGCCGGGGGCAGCGCGCTCGATGCGTGCGAggctgcgcctctgctgtATTGTCCTTCCACTTTTCACCGGCTCCCCCGAAGCTGCGGACTCGTAGGGAGACAGCAAGATATCAAGAATCTTTGTCGGCTATTTCCCAGCGGAGATGGGGGTAGGGGAAAGTAGAAGGAGCACAGTGctcgagggagggggccagGGAGGGcaggcacgtgcgcacacacgcgtccCTCCTTCCAACCCTCGCggggggtggagagggaaaaCGGTGCTGGGGTCCTCGCATGGCCACCCGGGGACAGCggtgcgcacatgcacgtgaATGTCCGGGGACCCCCTCCGGACGCTTGGCAGTTTGCTGTGGCGGTTTGCTTGGTGGTTCTGCACGCGAAGCGGCAGTCACAGGCCTCGGCTACAACGCACCCCTTCGCCCTGCCCGGTGCGCCAGCGTGGCCtgcatccgcgccgtcgtccgtgGCGCCTGCGCCAAGTCCCCCCGGGTGCCCCCGGGTGCGATCTGCACGGAGACGCGGGTGCGCTCGTCGAGGGAGACCCCCTCGCCATCGGGTCCGCAGACCGTGAGCATGCGACCGCCCATCCAGACCCGAGcccggcacgcgcacaccgagCGCGACGCGTGGCGTCGGGGGGTatgcagcgaagcagcgccgctacaGCGACCACTCGTCGCGTGTGTACTGCCTCATTCGCTCTTGATGGGTGCGAGAGGTGTGGGCAATGTGCCctatatatgtgtgtgtgtgagtatTCGCGGCCAAGGTACTTCGGCGTGTgaggtgtgggtggggtCCACAAGCGATTAGAGGAGGCGGGAGAGCGTGCCTCGCGGCTGTCAAGGGGACagaagcagagagggagTTGAGGGCGAGCACAAGGCGCTACGGATCCCATCGATGCGGCTCTTGAGGGCCACTGCCGTTCGTTTTGGTTTCTACGACTTCTCTTCGTCACAACGGTTGGGGTGTTCCTCGCTGAGGCTAACACAGAAACAAGACGGAGAAGCTATGTGGGCTCGCTCGGAAGGCGGTGCTCGGCAGCGCAGACGAGGCAAGGCCACGCGATGACGTGAACCGCTCCTGTGCTTTTCCCCACCATTTTCTCGCTCTCATTTTGAGACAGCGCAAACTAGATTCCCGGTGGAATGCGAAAGAGGGACAAAAAAGCTAGCGTGGTACTAACGTCAGATCACAAGGACGTCCACCAAGATGAAAGGAGAAGCATTTTGTAGACGACGAGTGTTGTTTCTTGCGTATATATCCTATCGAACCtagaaaacagaaaaaacTTACAAGCGTGCTCGATTGATCCACTCACAAGACCGGCACCCATCCACCAACTTTTCGACCGCCGCCACTTCACTGTAAGACGATGGCTTTAGATATCCTCCTCCGTCATCGTCAGCATCGGCGGGTTGATGTGGAAGTACGGGCGGATGAACTTGCCATCGCCAGCCCACACGTCGTGGCCATGCGACACAGCGTAGTCGCGGGCGTTCTCACGCTTGAAGTGCTCCGGCCAATCCATCATGTACACGTGGTAAAAAGACGAGTAGAAGATGGAAATGTAGGTCAGGTACaggaaggaaaaaaaggcagCCCAGTTGAGCATGGAGCGCAGCTTGGTGAGGCGGTAGGGATCTCGCAGACCCAGCTGGTACATGGCGCGCCAATACCACTCGAACATCTGCTTGTGGGAGGCGCCCAACATGTGCAGCGGGATTTCGTCCCAGGCAGCCTTGAAGCGGTCGCTAGAGTGCATGTCACCGccgaggagggggcggctgGGACGCATCATGAGAGCGCGATGCGAGACCGTGAAGCTCACGGCGGGGGCGGTACGGCGCAGCATGGCCTTCGAGTGTGAGCTTCCTTTACGCAACAACAGAAGAGAACTGGAATCTTTTCagaggaaggaagaggagcgcaAGTGTGGCTGGGCTCTTTGCACGCCAAAGGCGTTGTGGAGAAAGCACGAATACCGCCAgtggagaagagaaaggagagggtAGGCAGAGGATGcacgagaaggagagagtTCCGCATCTAGGAAGCATCTGATCATCGCCATTTGCCCTGCCTGTTGCTGTCGTGCGAAAGGGAATGCTCGGCTTGAGGTGCAGGATTTTGCTCAAACGTGACAAAAGGAGATCGACGTGCGCAAAAGGCCGCCGGAGTCCACCCGGTGAAGAAGCGCGCATtactatttttttttctttgcacTTTCAAAGCGCAGGCAAGGCATGTGACAGACGCCATCACGCGATAGGCACTTAACACCCCACATATTACACAGTACCAGCCACTTCTGCTCCTCTCCTGCAGGGGAAAAGCAACGACTTTGTCCTTGAAGGAACCAGCAGAGAAatgcgcagcgacagcgcagaTGAAGCAAGAGAGGACAGAGCCTGGCGCACCGCATGATCACCAGAAGCGATACCGCGGCCGTCTCTCCGTCTCGTCTGGTTTCCACTGCTTGTTCTTCACGAGGCACCGCATGAGCGCCTGACGCTCCGTATTGCAGGTGGCCGTCCGCCCTCCCAGCTTCATCTCCGTGGGGCAGCTGTAggagcaccgcagcagctcttggTTGAGCGAAAAGCACGGGTGACTCTTGTTCATGTTCGCGCTCGCAGGCCGAACCGTCTCCTGGTCATACTCACGTGTCCCCTGCTTCGACCACCCCGAGAGAATCTCCAGGTTGTGGTTCTCATCGTGGGCGTAGATCATGTTGCGTACAATGTGGCCGCCGCTAACCCGCGACGGGTCCGCTGGCGCCTCGGGGTCAGCGCTCATGATTCAGATATTCTATCTCTGTGCGTGAAAGACGGTCGTTGATAGGGGTGTAGTCGCACGATGCTTGCAGCCGATTCGCTCACACTTCTAGGGAGAGGCGAAGCTACCTGTCAAGCGTGAGAACGGAGAAGCTatgaaaagagaaggaagggagaggagaccGAAAGATGCTGCGAGACGATGGTGCAACCGAAAGCCGGTAAAAAAAAGCGGTGCCTCCAAAACCAACCGAGCGGCTGAGCCgaagggtgtgtgtgtgtgtgcgtgtgcactgaAGCTCGCAGCAGAGAGTCTGCCTGCCCTCAGATCCACTAAGAGAGAACACATGCACGACACGCAATAAGCCGATCGAATGAAAGTATGCGTAGTACCAAGAAAGCACCGCAAACAACCATGTGAGCGAAGCGCAACCGCGGACACTGCAGGAGACAAATCCATGCTGCTCAAACAAAATGACCCCGGCATGCAAACAAAGACCTGACCGAACAAGATCGCTAGCTTCACGTCGCAAACGGGAAGCGCGTCTGCCAACGCTGGTTGTATATCCCTAACCCTGTGATGGCTCTCGATATGCCtcgccgctcctgctccaaGAGACGAGTCTTGGTTGGCAGGCCCTGTGACCGACGCTCGTTGTTCATGCTCTTGGCGTCCTCGCGCGCAAGCGGCATGCCCGTCCGCGGGTTGATGTTCACGGGCATATACTTGTAATACTGGTACGGCTGTTGCTTTCCCCAGGTCCAGGTCGGCTCTAGCCAAATTTCCCGCTGATTGTGCTCCTTAGGATGTGCTGCACAGCGCACGACGAGTGTATCCTGAATCCAATGAAAGCGGCAGAACTCGCAATGAAGTTTAAGCTTGTCGCGTGGCACCAGGCCAGGGTGCTTGTCCGTAGATCCCTGCAGTTTCTTCATCTGATGCGTCGTCCGCCCATCCAGGTTGTTCGGAGGGAAGAACACCTGCTTATTCTTTGGACCACACGTGTACCCCAGCGGGAAAAAGCTAAGCACAAGTGCCGTcgcacgcagcgcctgccgcgcaGATGATGTATACTGCAGCATTAGCTCGCGATTGCTTGACACGCGCCCTGTGCTCTGAAACACCGCACGCCGTCAGCAGAGCACGAGCCGCTGTCCcatatgtgtgcatgtatgtatgtgtgtaaTAGAAGCAGTGATGAGGCGAGAAGCGAGTGATAAGCTGTCAGAGAGAATTGTTGAGGAAGCTCTTTTCCACCCGCCTTTACTCGGCAAGGGAGCGAAATCAGGCATTCACTCGAGGTATCGGTGGGCCTCTCGCCAAACCAGACAGGGTGTCAACAAGCTGCGGGGGGCTTGAGCATGAACAAAGAAACGCACAAAACCAGAGGAACCAATCTTGTGTGTCATCGCTCATGATTCCTCGGGTCGCTACTGCAGGAGTTGAGATGGGCCCTGCCCTTTGACCGTCTTGATCTGTATGTTGTTTCGGTCGATACACCCACAAAGAAAAGCTCAAAGAGGTTTGCCGCATCCATCGCCTTTTCCACGAGGATGTTtagaacgaaaaaaaaaagagaacagGAAAAAGCAGCAAAAAGAGAAATGAGTGCCTTTCCGAGACAAAAAGTCCAAGGCACcgggaaagaaaagaggcaaaacagagagagaacaaacgaaaaggagGAAGGACGGGAGTCATGGACATATGCGTTCAATCCAAACTACTGAAATGATTATGTACGGCACTACAACCCTTCTTATGCCAACTATCGCCGTGATCCGGTAAGTCTCTATCAACTGGCGTCTTCCCCACACTCCCTTGCTAGTGACGAGAAAACAAACtacaataaaaaaaaaaaacaaagaaagcCTGATCCTCACAGAGGAAtacgaacaaaaaaaaagatcgAGAAGAGCTATCCTCGTATGCCCTTTCTTCTCCGCACTTTAGTTCGGAAGCGTTTGATGTGTGCTGCATGTGCGTCACTTACTCCCTAGTCTGCATAAAAGGCAATCATGAAGGAGACCCAGTAATAATAGGAAAATGCTTTTTTCAATGTGTTCATTTTTCCATAATAAATAGGGTGGCATCCACTCCGCAAGGACTGCCACAGGCCCGATCGCGTGGCgcaaagcagcgctagaAACGCCCAAAAGCAACGCTGGCCCAGCCACCacagcacggcccctgccccaagccccgcc
This DNA window, taken from Leishmania infantum JPCM5 genome chromosome 31, encodes the following:
- a CDS encoding putative cytochrome c oxidase VIII (COX VIII) encodes the protein MLRRTAPAVSFTVSHRALMMRPSRPLLGGDMHSSDRFKAAWDEIPLHMLGASHKQMFEWYWRAMYQLGLRDPYRLTKLRSMLNWAAFFSFLYLTYISIFYSSFYHVYMMDWPEHFKRENARDYAVSHGHDVWAGDGKFIRPYFHINPPMLTMTEEDI